The DNA sequence CTAACAAATTGAATATGGTTCTGATTTTTAATTCTTTACGAATAGGGGCTACAGCCTTCATGGCAGGATGCCATCCGGGGGCAAAAAGAAAGGTGATACCGACTTCGTCGAGGGCTTGTTTATATTCTGTAATGTCTCCGTTGAGTTTGACGCCAAGATATTCTAAAACATCGGCAGAACCCACTTTACTAGACGCTGAACGATTACCATGTTTGGCTACCTTGACTCCTGCGGCTGCTGCCACAAAGGCCACGGCGGTAGAGATATTAAAAGTAGATGAACCATCGCCCCCTGTGCCACAGGTATCAATAACGGGGGTAGAATGATTAAGAAGTTCTGATTGTAATGATTGAGATTTTAAGACTTGTGCCATTCCTGCTAACTCTGTTCCTGAAACTCCTTTAGCTTGTAGAGCGGCTAAAATCGCTCCTGAGAGGGCCAGACTAATTTCCTCTTTTAACCATCCTTCCATGAGATTTGCGGCTTGACTTTGAGTTAAGGATTCTTGGGCGAGAAGTTGTTGTAGTAATGAAGACCAGTCTGTCATGTTGGTTGATCAGGTAATTGCCATAATGGCTAAATTTTATCACCCACTTTGCATACTATCAACTTTTTATTTTTAACTTTGTGAGGAGAGTAATGACTATGGCGAAAATGGTTGAAAATTTGTTTAATAGTTTTAATATGGCTGATTTCTCAGTGAAAAGATTAGCCTTCAAATTGTTGTTTTTATTATCAATGTTCGGGTTTATGTCTTGTGCTACATCGTCTTCGACACAAGCTCAAATGGATAATCCTTTTTTTGATCAAGGTTTATTCAAAACCTCCCAAGAAGACTTTGAGGGGGCGATGGATGATTTACGACGGGCTTCTCACTGGTATTTTAACAATAATGATTTAGAAAATACTTACAAAGCTAGTTTATTAGCTGAATATCTTTACTATCAACAATTTAGAAGGGATGTATATGTCCGTGGGGAAGATATATATACTCCGTTTTGGAATAAGTTTGGGCGATGTCTTGATTCTAA is a window from the Cyanobacterium stanieri LEGE 03274 genome containing:
- the trpD gene encoding anthranilate phosphoribosyltransferase encodes the protein MTDWSSLLQQLLAQESLTQSQAANLMEGWLKEEISLALSGAILAALQAKGVSGTELAGMAQVLKSQSLQSELLNHSTPVIDTCGTGGDGSSTFNISTAVAFVAAAAGVKVAKHGNRSASSKVGSADVLEYLGVKLNGDITEYKQALDEVGITFLFAPGWHPAMKAVAPIRKELKIRTIFNLLGPLVNPMAPTGQIIGVYAPTFIEPMAQALNILGVQRAIALHGREKLDEAGLGDLTDMAIIDHGKINKTTINPQELGLTPAPLTHLKGGDVQENAHILTQVLQGKGTQAQTDAVILNASLALQIGEITPLGDYATAIEKARNIIESGAPWDKLQELVNFFAQR